In Zonotrichia leucophrys gambelii isolate GWCS_2022_RI chromosome 15, RI_Zleu_2.0, whole genome shotgun sequence, the DNA window TCAGCAGCATAGAGCAGAAGACCATGGCAGATGGCAATGAGAAGAAGCTGGAGAAGGTTAAAGCCTATAGGGAGAAGATAGAAAAGGAGCTGGAGACAGTCTGCAATGATGTTTTGGCTCTCCTAGATAAATACTTGATCAAGAACTGCAATGACTTCCAGTATGAGAGCAAGGTCTTTTACCTGAAAATGAAGGGGGATTACTACCGCTACTTGGCAGAAGTTGCTGCTGGAGAGAAGAAGAACAGTGTGGTGGAAGCCTCAGAAGCTGCCTATAAAGAGGCCTTTGAAATCAGCAAAGAGCACATGCAGCCCACTCACCCCATTAGGCTTGGGCTGGCACTCAATTTCTCAGTGTTCTACTATGAAATCCAGAATGCCCCTGAGCAGGCCTGCCTTTTAGCCAAACAAGCCTTTGATGATGCCATAGCAGAGCTGGACACACTAAATGAGGATTCCTACAAGGACTCCACTCTCATCATGCAGTTACTTCGAGATAACCTCACTCTGTGGACGAGTGATCAGCAGGATGAAGAAGCAGGAGAGGGCAATAATTAATAAGCTTTTCTCTGATCCCTCTTTCATCCACTTGGCCATCCCCATCATCACCAATATTTCCTTGCCACAGTCACACTAAATATCTAGTGCTAAGCATATCTGTATTGTACAGCTGTTCAGATCTGCTGTCCACTTTATCAAGAAGCAGTTTCAGATGAGTCTTCATGGGCATTGATGGATTGATTGGTTTATTGGCCCTATTTATCTTAGTTGCACTTcagcagtgcagaaggaggCATTTTTAATTTGCCTGTTGAttggaaaataaggaaaagaataaTGGAAAGTGATTGAGGATAACTAGATTCCAGTTAAAGGTCTCTGTTTGAAATGAGCTGACAGTTCTGTTAAGCAGTACATTTTGTGCATGCAAAGTAAATTAGccaccccaaatttttttcagtcaaaGAAAACAGTTTAGCTGATGTGAAATGACAACTCTGTTCATCAGTTTACAATAAACTGTTTGAAATGTGAGGTTTCAGTagcaatttggtttttttgcctcTAACTTATGTGCACAGTTTCTTTAAATGCAGTGCATCTACCTAAGAGTTTTGATACTTGTAACCTTTTGCAGTTGTTTTGAAGAatcatgaatttattttttgtaaactCTTTGGCTGTTTGGTTGTCTGTGTATTCTGACAACTCTATGTCAATATTTGCCCATGTTAAGATGGATGACTGGGAAGCCAGACTtctaaattaaatgttttggaGTTaagtgaataaaataaaatgctgcttcAGGGATGTTATCTCTACATGAGCTGTCCTGTCTTTTGTTTGGAGCAGAGAGAGAGTTACCAAACACATCACTGACAGATTAAAGCATATTTAATCAAAAGTTTAGTGAGAAGTTGACACATGCTAAACAACAAAAACTCAACATACtgcactgaaagaagaaaaacccaaacccacaaaacccaaaagcacCTGCAGTGGGGTCACCTCTATTAAAGTGGATTTCCCAAGGTGGTATATTTAGTTGTTTGCTCACTCCAAGAGCTGCTATGTAAAGCACATAACTTAGCATATCAATGAGAGACTTGTGTTGGCTTCTGCCCACTGCAACTTCTAAGCCTTCTCTGAAGAGCTGATCACCAAATCAGCTTTACAGATGAATATCCCAGTAGCTATTCCATATTTACCTGCTTCAAACAGAAGCAACACTTGTTGCTAAAGACTGCCTTTCTCTATTTAACTCACTTAAGTGTAGAACACAAACTTAAccctgtttttgttttctcccaACAGTTAGAGTACATGCACGTTTATTGGTGCTGAGCACACTTCTGCCATGGTATGTCCCAGAAGCAGGAGCAGTTAGCTGTATCCAGACTGCCACTGGCACCTGAGCTAGCTCAAAGGTCATGTAAGTTCTCCTTTATCAGAACTGATAGTTTTTAATGATAGAAATAATTATTACTGGTCAGAATTACCCACTACTGCTGCTcatactttttaaaagcagtgctCTGGTTCTTTTTAAGTATCCAGAGTTTTAGAATTTTTAATGGTAGATTTGTGTGCATTTATGTATGCTATCATCTTAGAGATAATTCTAGCTTTATTATAGCAGTAAAATTGACAACAATTGAAAGAGTAACACAACATatgaaaaaggtgaaaatagTTACACACCTTCCTACTGCCCCTGTGGAACCAAGGTAAAACTTGGCCAAAAGATTGCCTTTTTACATTGAAACACTCTGGCTGGTTAGTAAAATACTGGTAGTTGGTAGGTTTATTTCCTTGTTGATAGAAATACCTGTCTTTTTGTTaccttttttattaatattttaaggtAATATTaccttttttattaatatttttcttaattcaaAAGCCAAGGGGTCATTTCTCATTTTAGTTCCTGTCTTGTGCAGACCCTTTATACAAAGCCATGAGCATTGTGTATTTTACAAGCGAGTCAGCAGGTCTGGCAtctctgggctggcagctgaACGTTGGTTGCTGCCTGATGCAAGTGGAGACCAAAGGCATCCTGCAGAATGATGCTGTGCAGCAGTGATTGCACTCCCAGGAGGAACACAGACACTTCTCCCATGTTTCCAGCTGCCAGTGACATGCAGAGCATGTTTTTGTGGCTGTCTTTTGGTAGGAGTAAGGATTTTCTGTggagcaagaaaacaaatgctCCAGTGCAATCCATATCCTTGTTTACACTTCAGcagctttttcatttcctgGGCCCTGGGATTGCTAAATGCTTTTTTGTAATCCTTACTGTGATCTGGAGGAAACCAAAATTGATGAATAGTACATGCTTATTccaatatttttcagaataagaTTCAGGTATTTTGGAACTGGTATTTCTCATAGGTCACTCCCAAGTCTTGCCTGTCagtctaaaataaataaaatcctaGGCTATGCCCAATTTATTGTTTGAAAACACCAGATGTATTCACCAAAGGTGCTTAGTTGAAGTTCACAGCATGGTTTGAAGCAGGGGTAATTCCAGTGGAAAGACTCAAAATTGAGTGACTTTCCCCCCTGTCCCTAGGGGGGACTTTATGTGTCCTTGAAGGCATAAAAGGTTCTTTGCTGCTCTTGACATGGTGAAGGTTTCATTAGTGTCCATCTGAGCATTACTCTTGCCCAGAACCACAATTTTCATGTCTTTTACAGGCAATCTTTTGTGGAGGgataaaatgtaagaaaataaagatagatagtgcagaaggtaatctcacacctgaggagttgcagctgtactaatcaccaaaaaTTAGGAACAagcctgcccttaacaggccacagctgtgcccaataagaagaaaaaaaaatgctacaaaagagtgagtgagctgggtgaggagagagctggagtttgttggctgtgctgtgaggagctgcccatgagcaATCACTGAGCAGGTATGAAAGATTTACAATAAGATGCCAACAATCTTTGTTGAGAGGTTCAGTCATTCTGAGGGTTTTGGTATAACATTAACAAGGCCTGTGCATATCCTTGAATGTTTAGCATCCTGACAGCTGCTAACAGTaaagcagcatttttgcaaCTTGAAAGCTATGGTGTAGTCAGCCCTTAATTAATTGTGTCTTTATAGGGACAGAGATAATCTCAGTCTATGTCCTAATCTGCTCAAAAATGTTCAAGTTTCACAGAAATGGTTGTGTTCATATCTCAGAGTACAAAAACACCCACACCCTATTGAACCCACTGGAATAAATGTGCCAATGCTATGGGACACTAAATTATATACTGAGAGGTTGTTCTTCAACATGAGCAGTAACACAGAATGTGAAGGTTCCAGGGAAGCAGAAACCTTAAGAAGAGAGGGGAGGTCCATGGATAACACATATCAAAGGTCACAGTTCCTCTGGTAAGTAACCATTTACTGTTACTACTTGGGTCTCACTGTGGGTTTGGAAATAGATTTTCCACATTGCCTTTCCCTTGCCTGTAATTCAGGCTGTGGTTTTCCATCCTCACACCTGTGATCTACATCTGTAAATTGGATGGACTGACTGACTTCCATCCAACTGACAGAGCCCAATCTATTTCCAAAGGAGCATGGAGGGTATTCCCTAACCTACTCTCAGGGCCTCTTCCAGCAGCTGCAATATAATAATCTAGAAAAAAATGATGTCAGTACACCTCAcattgaggaaaataaaaagcctggCTGTATTTTAAGTCATGTAAGAGAATGATTTAATGATAATAGAAGTTAGAAGGGTGAAAACTGATGTTGTTATAcactggaaaacattttctgtcaGCATGGGAACAACTGGAAGTCTTTCAATAAACCAATTTGAGTTTaaggacagagagaaaacaagaaaaatattccagtgcTTTGTATCCTTGGTTTTTTGGAATTCTATCCACACCACATATTTGAATTAATTTAACATAATTGATGAGGAAAAATTGGCTAAACCACTTCAACAACACAAGAAACCTATTTGATAGATCTTAGGTTCAATGAAGCAGCTCCTTGAAATCAGTGGCAGGTTTTGAAGGATGTGAAGTTGATTATCCACATAATTGACAGAGGATGTTTAGATCTTGTTCTGAACAAGCCTGCAGTACTTGAAGTTCCATAGATGCAGATGGTTTAGTGTCTGAGCCTTAATGATTTCTGAGATTAATGAAGATGTTTTCTGAACACTGAGGTCAGGCCAGGTAAATTTTTAATTGATGTTAGAAATTGAGCCATCTGTTAGAAATAACAGTGTTTATTATGACTTTGCTATGTGCCAATTGTGATTTAATATTGAATAACTATAAATGTAGTAATACActtacacatatatatacatatatatatatatacacttcaAGTATACACATTTTTCTGAATCTTCAGTGTAACTTGTCTTATATTTTAGTCTAAATGATTTTAACTAATGATTATGAGCCAACTTGCTCTGTCCCAACTCAACCATCATAGCCAGATGAATTATTTTCATTGAGTTGGGTTTTTGTAAACCCCAGAGTGCACCAAGGCAAGGCACTGTGAGTACTTCAGCagttaatatatatattttttatagaGGAAATCATTAAGAAATCACTTATGTGCTGTAATGTACTGAAATTAGTATGAGCTATTTTCACATAATTCGATAATGTGATCGATTCCACTTTAGGACTCAATCTAATAGTAGTTGAACTCTTCCATCTCTGAAGAATTAAAGGGTTTAACAACATGTCTAAGAGAAGAAAGAGCTCAAAATATACTTTCAGTGATGTTTTGCCagttataaatattaaatacaataataagaaatataaatagtATACATATactattataaataatataaatatggTATTTGTATAAAACATAATATTATTGTAACAataatttatatacatatattactTATAATTTATACTAAACCTGCATTATTAGAAATATAAGCCTAATATGTAATTGTATATAAAGTTTGTGGCATTTAGAGAACTGCATCCTTGTTTGAGCAATCTGAAGAATGCCCTTTATTCAGGGATTTCTCCAGCAGAGGCTACTGAGCTacagggctggcaggaaagCATTGATTCCTCTCCCAAGCACATGGGAAGGAAGCAGAGTTGCAGGGGGTTGGCAggagcagcatttccctggcaGCCTTTGTGGCTGTTGTTGTGCCCTTCCAGCACAAAAGCACATCTGACTCTTGCAGAGGGCACAGAAGGGGATGggttgttggagattttttcagggatggcctagaaggcagctgtgaggagcaggttctcacagcctgcttctgtgaacagcagaggttctcaggttgtttttaattacaagtaaaagtgacaaacatgaaggccttgagagccttgcacatcagagttctcaagcagctttctcataacaagtggatgttctatctttggctgttttgggaaagcaagaataattttgtgaACCCAAATgttggtattggaaacataagatggagttggtgtgttatctctgacctgttgtgagctcagattttgcaatatgcatgaacttgattaacacggttataaaagGTGCatgattgattaataaatcggagtcgatgctgaccaacgcaaggtgggtcgtctccctgCCAACTTCAATAATGGGTGACAGTGATGAACTGCTTTCCCTGCTGAGTAAAATGGATTGTGCTCTCTGTCTGCAAAGAGAAGCTTGGCTTGTCcgtgttttctttgttttgactCAGAAAAAAGCCAAATCGCGGGTGGTTGTTTGAGAAGTGCAGCCCAGTTATCCAGGGACACGCCTGCCCAGGGTGTGGGGCTCAGGCAGGTGTGGCACCgtctgcagccagagccaccCTGGAGCAGCCATCTCTGTTCCCAACACTgcctgccagctcagagcagggagcagaaatggcccagctctctccagtgttgtctgtctgtctgtctgtccgaGGGGTGAGGGAGATTCCAGCAGGACACATCTCTGCTCCCTCGTGCCACCCTTTTTAAGGACTGATATTTGCCTCTTCTGAAACAGGTCCTGTTAAACCCCTCTGGGCTCTAAGGTGGTGTGGAAGGATTGAGAAGGATTGGGAAGTTCAGACATTTTCTGTCATTGGTATcctcagagcccagcactgctcactTTGGTACCACTGCTGAGTCATTCTCTGGGTTTCCACAGCTGACACTTCCTCACTCTGAGATTGTCCCCTCTTAGCCTAGGCTTGTGGccagaattaatttatttttagattagTGAAGCCCAGCTTTAGCTGAGCTTATTAGCCCATTGTTAGTTGTGTTTAAAAcaattgctttaaatttttaCTAAACACattatgtgtgtatgtatgttgTTAATTCTGCCATAAAGATTATTCTGTATCCTTGGATTAGGAACTGATTAAGAGCTACTGAAGTGGCAGATCTCTGGGTAAGGGATAATGAATTATTCATGCTGTTATCCTAATGCAATCACAATAATGTCTTGCTGCTAATTAGCAGGTGGATGGGCTGACACAAAGTAAGGAATACCCAGAAGATATTTTATTCAACCTATATTCTGATTCCTCttgagaaatatattttctgacCTCACAATTTATTTCTTACTCAATAGAAACAAGtcttattttcctctctgttatttcagcttttgttttttgaagTCAATTACTTTTTTAGGGCTAACTAGCCTGAGAGCTGAAGCTTTTAACAGCTTCTGCAAAGTTTTACTGTTATTCCTCACTATAATACTTTGTCCATATTGGTGAGCTGCATGTTACCATTTCTTCTAATATGTGTGATCTTTATTGTCTTGTATCAATCAGAGCAGAATTTGTCTTATTCTTAATTAACCTAGAAATTTTATGTGCACTTGTGTTAGAGCGTGGCACTTACTGTGGGAATGAATTAGATATTTGTGCATATTAATCTTTCTTACTTAAGGCAACACAGTTTataacagatttatttttgcttggCCATTAGTCATTACTCtatattttcccctttctcccttttAAGTAAATTCTcagcattttgttttacttAATGTTGTCATATATCATTGTTCATCAAAGAGATTTATCAGAAGTCAAACAAAAGgacattattttatattttgcaacaattttttaaaaaattcctagTTTTTGAAATAAGACAGCAGCCTGAAGCATAGCTTAATGCAGATGTTTCAGTCTCACAGCTCAgcctgaaaaaaccccatcccacaACCAATACAGCCCTCACCACCTATTTCCCACTTCTATTCTCCTCTAGCAgttattttccaaaattctgtgctgaccctgctgagctttccttcccctcccctgcagAGATAATTCTGCTAACTTCATGAAGGTGTAACTGGTTTGTGAGACCTGTTGGTTGTATGAGaatgcccagctcagcctgatTTTTGTGTGAGATGTGCAGCTGGCTGCTCCATGAATAGCTTTTAATTTCGAGAGGAAGTGTATGAGGACAGAAGAGTAACTTGGGGGAACCACTGCTGGcctttgtgtctgtgtctgGTGTTTGTGTTTCTGCTCATCAGCAGTGTGAGAGATTTattctccctttcctctcctcctcctccccttttcctgtttctctccCTCGGCCACCACATCCTTCCTAGTGCTGCTTATCTCTGacaatttttcttccctctctcagTTCCCCTTGCTGTGATGAAGCACCTGGAACATTTCCAAGCTGATGACTGCAGGGTTTTGCAATGAAACCCCTTGGAGATGACTGAGTGGGCAGCTCTGAAGGAGCTGGCCTTTAGGAGCCCTAATGCCTGCCTCTGTAGAGATTTGGGAAGTGCTTGGCATATGAAATGCATTGTTGCTATCTGAGTAACAGCAACAATCTGCATGAGGTCTTGaggtacaaaaatatttccttgtgACAAACTGGACCAAATCCTTTGTATAGGAATGTGCTCTTTTCCTTTGTGCTGAACTGTGCagacagctgggctggtgggcactgctgccagggacCTGGGAGAGTCTGTGGGTTAGTCTGACACAAACAGCTCATCCACAGCCATGCTCCAATTAGCTTTCTAAGCTTCACATTATTATTAGGTTTCTGAGCTTCAACATTATTTGGTTTCTAAGCTTCACATTATCTGAAGTTTGGGTCTGAATAGACCAGCTGAGGTTCTTCACTTCAACTGCAGAAAACAAGTCACTTTTAGATGTCACAGCTGCAACCCTGCATTGCTGAGCTGCAATGTTACAACCACAGTCCCTACATCTGATTCTACATTAACTCCATCTGCAAAGAGTGATGGAGGGCAAGAATTGTGCTGAATAAACTGCACTAAGGTTTTGCTGTAGAGAGACTGTGTGAGGATGCCTTGCTGGATAGAAAAATCCTGTGATAGACCTGGAAGATTCTCAGGAGCATTGCCCTGAGCTTTTAGCCTGCAGGCTGTCCTCAGAAGGCAGAGCTTTTTGTTACTTTATCTTGCACTCAAGGCTGTAGACATGGATAAAACACTGTGTATCAATAATGCTGGCCTTTTATTGCCAAGAAGCTTTTTCCCAGGGGTTTTATAGCCATTTAACATAAAGCTGGCAGTAACATTGTCTGCTGGCTGGGACTGGCCAGAGCTAAAACAGGATTCAATGCAGAAAGGGTGTTTGTACTCAGTAAATTCAAATGTTTGGGAGTATAAGAGAACTggaagaagacagaaaattaaaagaagggACACTCTTCCATCTTGGTGAGGATCTGAAGGAGCTTtcagtaaaaggaaaacatgttTTCATCATCAGCTGGCCAGGTTCTTGTAATTGTGGCTTCAACTACaaagagcagaaggaagagaGCAAAGGAATCTTTTCCTTGAGCCCTGCACAGGTGTGGCAGCAACACCTGGTTATTGCTGTGACAGAGCCCTGGGTAGTCAGCCAGAGAATGGAAATAGATTAGAAAATGTACCTGTATAATCTATGTAGTGTGATTCCCTCAGTGTCTCTGGAGATTTCTGACAGTTTCTTCTGGATTGTCAGTAAATCAGTGTTTGAACCATGCTTAAACTTCTGTGACCATGCATGCTTTGCTTCAGAATCTCTGACCTAAATAACATATTACAGATTAgagaaataagattttttaaaaaacaaattgtaGTTCAAATTACttaaaatttctccttttttgtctTGTCTGTCCTTCAATCTGTCCATCCATTCCTTTTCCTTGCATCTCTCCTTGCTACAAAGTTGATATTTTTACCTCAATTATCTTTTatcctgctcttccctgagcCCTCTTTTGTCCTTTCTGACCCATCTTCCCACTTAGAGAACTTTCTTCCTGGCCTCATGGAGCATTGCCATGGTGACCACATGACATCACTGCACTGGGAGTGGTTGCCTAGGAAACCATATGATGTCATTGCACTGGAGGCTGTTGCCATGGTTACTGAGTTGGCTGAGGTAACTGGGAAAAAGAGTTTGTCATGATGGGTGCCAGGAAATGTTCCCATAAACTGCAATAAAAGAGAgacttttatttatatttttagattCCAGGGAGGGCTGCCTGTGACTCAAAGACCCCATTGCTTGATGTCCTGGAACTTCTCTGGCTGGGCTGTTTCCATTGGTCTCTGGGATCTTCCCACCTGTGAACATCAAACCacaagaaaatggagaaaatctgTGTTGTCCTGTGGTTCTGCATAAGATGAGATTGCAGTTTCTATTgctctttgttttttcctctttggttCCCTTGGTTTCTCAGATAAATAGCCCAGCCCAGTATTTATCCAGACATCAGAGGTGCTGTCACAGTGAATGTCACAGCCTGAGCTTGCTGCATCTGCAccaggctccctgtgtgcctgtCATTTGTTTTCCACTTCTTTCCTACCTTTCCCAATTTCTGTTTCATCACTGCTGACATGTACCTGTCTTGTTTTAATAATTCCAGCAGTTCCCAGAAATGTCAATGTGAGAGGTGAAGCAGAGGTTAAATAAAAAGTAGGAGGCAGCAATCAGAGATGAGCAAGGTACTGAAGAACAAGTTCAGTGAGTGTGTGATTCATGTGAGGACGTGGGGATGTAAACAGTGGTTAGCACTGTTTGTGATGTGCAGATCTGTACCTCTGGcagcatttgtgtgtgtgtataaacaCATGCAGTTGCTCTATGGATAAACAGATAACTTTTAATGAGAACAGCTTTTCCAAGCTTTCTGCATTTTGAGAGAATTACATGTCTAGGGCTTATTGGTCAGGTCATGCATGTGTGAGTGTGACTGCCTCCACATGTCCAGTGAAGTCTCTGCTCTCAGTGCCCCTGCAGATGCTCTGGAGCTCACTAGAAATGAGTTACAAACTTCCCACTGAAGCCCCTGGAATGAGCCATTCTTTGGCCCCACTGTGTGCAGTCATCTTCAGGCTGAAAATCAAAATCCTTACAGTTACTGTGGAGCTGCAAACAGGAATGCAGTCAGGCTCTGGAGAGGGCTGATGTCAGGCCAGGTAACTGAGGAGTTATGGGGCACCTGAGCTATTGACTGAAATCCAGGGCTGCTGAAATGTTGGGAGCAGGCTGGAATGGGGGTaggagctcagctctggcagagctAGGAGGAAAATCCAGAAGAGGAAATGTAACTTCATTGGGCAGGGAACAGAATTTCCACTTAGGTATGGGGAGAAGAAAGGGAATAGAGGGTGGGGGTTTTtgatgtttgtttatttttaattcccatCCTTATGCTTTACAAGTACTGCTTGATACTGAGCAGAGCAATCTCAGTCTGTGTGCCAGAGTAGCTGTAAAAGAAAGTTGTGCCTCATACCTGAAATCATTTAATGTCATTTGGATCAGGTGGCAAGGAACAGAAGAGCTCACAGagggggaaagcagcagccagtCAGTGCTCAGGGCTTCCCAACAATCAGGTGAGCCATGAAAAATCACTCGCTTGTGCTTCAGATCTGTGTGTAAATCCTTCAATTCTAGTTTGAAAACAGTGGTTAGTTAATGGCCATGCAATGGTGGGGTTTGCAGATCAGGCTGTTCTGTTCATGGTGAGCTAAGGGACTTGCATCACTGTAAAATATGTCAGTAATCCTGGCCTTTGCTGGGTTTGATGCATTGGAGCAGCCTTGCAGGTACTggcctgggatgctgctgggtcTGTAATTGAAGGATATTTGATCCTACTATTAATGGCCACTTGTGTTACTTTTTCTGTTAACTGAGCTTCAGAATGACCCCTGAacttgggtttgttttatttccacACTCTACCTAGCAATTTGAGGTTATTGTATTTAAgtacattttaaacatttatgtTTGGATGACTTTTACTGGTAAAATATgagaaagcaagcaagaaaCTAGACTGTGTTTGTTTAACTGGCAGGGAGGTGTGGGAAAAGGTTGGTAGAGCTTATGGGGTTTTGGTAAATTTTACCTGAAATCCACATTTTTATAATTCATACTCCAGCTTTTCCTGTCTCTGGACTTCCACCAATGTCAAGTTTCtgtaaatattgaaataataattGTGTGCTATGCTGTAGCAATACTGGAGATCTCAGGAGGTACAGAATTGTGGATTTGTTTTCCACGAGTGTGAAGCACTTGGGGTTTGTAGCTGGTGAAGTTCTGTGAGTGGCAGTGGGGGTGtttgtggtgctgcagctcacaCAGTCCTGGGAGAGCTCAGCTTTTGCTGACTAATGCTTCCATCTGCTGGAGAAGTTTGTTTGCACAGTATTCACTCCGTACTCACAGAAATCAAATCTTGCTCATGAAACCCCCAAGGATTTAATTATCATTAGTTACTAGAAGAAAACAAGTTCCTCTGGGATTTTAAGCAGCTAACACAAATCACCTGGGTGCTCTATAGCTTTACATCTAAAGGATGTAACTCTGCCTGCCTGGAACCAGTATTCTT includes these proteins:
- the YWHAH gene encoding 14-3-3 protein eta encodes the protein MGDREQLLQRARLAEQAERYDDMASAMKSVTELNEPLSNEDRNLLSVAYKNVVGARRSSWRVISSIEQKTMADGNEKKLEKVKAYREKIEKELETVCNDVLALLDKYLIKNCNDFQYESKVFYLKMKGDYYRYLAEVAAGEKKNSVVEASEAAYKEAFEISKEHMQPTHPIRLGLALNFSVFYYEIQNAPEQACLLAKQAFDDAIAELDTLNEDSYKDSTLIMQLLRDNLTLWTSDQQDEEAGEGNN